CTATAATAAGATGCAATGATTATAAAATCATATGAATAAATAATTTTATTTTAATAGGTGTTTATGTTAATATATATATAAATATATATATTTCATATCGTTTAAATTAAACTATACATCATATGAAAATACATAGTTATATTTTGATATATGCGTTGAACATATATTGAAAAGTTTATATTTTAATTTTGAAAACTTCATATTTTTTAAATGATTATAAATTTTTGAAACCACTAAACATTTCGCATTATAAAAAAATCCTTGGTGTAAAATTTTGTTACACAAATATGCAAATAATCATAAAATCATATGAGTAGAAACCTCATTTAATAAATATTCATATTAAAAGTATATTATATGTTAATATCATTTAAATTTAATTATATCTCATATACGATGAATATGATTGATGTTTTGATTTATTTACCCTACAATGATTGCGAATAAACAAGAGCGGTCATTTCATTTATATGTGAACACCAAATTATTACATAATAGTAAATTATTTAATATATAATTATTATTTTATTTTCATAGTATGCAGAAAAACATAAAATAAGTAAAAAATATAAAATATTTATTCTGCACAAGGCGCAGATCTTAACCTAAGTACATATCTCGTTAATAATATTAAATCTTAAACATTTGCTAAATCTCAGACCAAAACAAAATAACGAAATGAGAATAAACTAAAAAATCAATATTTATATCAATCAATAACCAAAATGAAAAAAGCACAATATGAGAAAAATATTTAAGATAGATAGGATTGACACGTGAACGTAACCTTCTCATAACCATAATTAACTTTTAAATTGCTAAATCATGATATAAAACCGAGCTGGCATGGTTTCATTGTAACCAAGTAGTATGTCTGAGATTCTTCGGCCTAAACGTTAGGTTCTTATGCGATAAGTGATTTTTGACATAAAATATTTTTAAAAATAAGATCAGCTTAGGAGTAAACAAATTATGTAATTAACAAAAAAGTTTTTAAAAAGTTGTTTAAAGGCCAAAAATATTAAAATTCGATCAAACATATAAATTTTATTTTTCCATAAGATATATATTCAATAATTTTCATATGAATTTATCTTGCGCAATGCGCATATCTTATCCTAGTACATCAAGAAAAGAAGAGAAGTTTAGAGGCAGCCTTAAATCATGTTTTTATTTAAATATATAATAGCATTACATTTGGAAGTCCTAAATAGACGGTATTCCAAAAATAAACGCATAACTGCGTATAATTTGTTCAAGAGAAGAACTTGTAGTCACTGGCAGACATGATAATGGTTCTGAGGCCACCAATGGGAGCTACGATCGTTAATAGTACGCCGACCACTATGCAGAACTGCAATTTTCACATAAAGAAACAACAATTTGTTGTCAAATTTAACAAAATTAAATAAAATGACATATATGGTGGAATATGATGAGTAAAAGGAAATATACCCAGTTAAGAGACCAAGACAATCCATACTTCTTTGGTTTCTTGAGAATCAACCACATTATGCATGGCAGCTAATCATAGGAAAAATGAAAAAGTGTATCAGAATAATTTATTATGGTTTCTTTGAAATATAAGAATATTCTTAGTTTTGTCAACAGAATTACTTACGTAGTAAGTTGTTGGGGCAAAGGCAAATCCTCCAAAAAAGCCGAGTAATCCACCAAAAAATGGAATGCATATGCCAATGAACATGGTTAAAGCTGTTCCATCAAGTAGTCAGTGTAGTTCATATTTTGTTATATAAGAGTAGTGATTCAATCTGAATTAAGAGAAAACTTACCAACATATGAAGTTCGAGTGATGAAACGGAGTTTGAAGGAAGGATCAAACATCATTTGTTTTACCAAAAAGGTTTCAAGCATATCAAAAACCGGCATTGCGAATATCTGATAGCTTCCAATAACATGAATAACCACGAATGAGTTAGCCATGACGATAAGCCAAGTTGGTTTCTCCAGTGACATAAGAATATTGTCATCCACATTATTTCCAAAAATATAGTAGCAAACAAATGCAACAGGAAAATAGCAGATGGCAACCACGATGTAGGCAACAACCACTCCTCTCCACATTGGGATCTTAGATGGTTTCTCGGGAGTTGAAGGAATAGTAGCTTGAATCTCCAACACCACATTATGACCAGCATATGCAAATGCCACATCTCCTAGTGCGTTCATGAAGTTGAACACTTTTCCTGAACTCGTCGTGGCTCTAAACGTGTAGTCTACATCTGGTTGTACCCCTTTCTTCACGGAGGCTCCCCAAGCAATTGTTGAGTAGCTGCATATATTACATATAAATCCATATTAAGAAATCTCACATTAACTATAAGTTACATACTGAAATAGTATATAAGCAAGCTATGAAATTCACTAGTTATCAATTAATTTTGAGTTGAAAGCTACAAGTAATATGGAAGCCTAAGCTGAAATCGATTTTTTTTTTTCTTTTGATAAATAGTTAAAAACTTATAAACAATATAGAGCCATTTTAATCAAGTTTTTCATTATCATATGTATGAACTTAGAATTACCTTAAGGACATAACGGCTGCAGCGAGAGAGACACCAGATATGGAGTTAAAATTAGGAAGGTGAGAGAGAACAAAGTGTACGGAAGCAAAGATCATAATCCAAAAGCTAGTTCTTATCTCTTTGCAATCGGTGCAAAGAAGGTCATGGATTTTTTTCAATGACTTTCCTCCCGTCACCATGTACACAATGTTCACACCTACTTCAACAATTAGCTGTTGTGGCACCACAATCCATAGTCCAAGCTTCTCTCCAAATGCGTGCTGTCCCAGCTCGTGGTATCTGTCGAACCTCTTCCCTGGAACCATCTCGTGCATCTCCACCATTTGCCATATGGTGTAAAACGTTATCACCCATGATATAATCATGACTGTCACTCCAGGTCCCCTGCCATCAAAATTATAAACGAATCAGTAACTAAAATATTAGTGGTCAGTCTCAAACTCTTTGTAGATCATGAGAAAATTTGTTGTTAAAGATATGTTAACATCTAAAAATGTTCGACTTAACATTTTTAAAATTTTTACGTACAGGTTCTAACTTGTATACACATTTTAAAATATTTTATGATTTTTTTCTTTAAATCATGAATTGTTCGATTGCTTTAGATACATATTAACATATACGACATTACTAATCAGCTTGGACTCGTCATCAAATCAAAAGTAAACATGTATATTGTAAGTGCGTTTGACATTAATAAGATATATAACTAGATATTTCACTTTGAGATCTTTATAAATATTCAGTTTGAGATAGTATGGTATAATACCATCCTAGGTTGGACATGGCATAGGGCAAGCTGAGTACACCAGCACCGACCATGGCTGTGACATTGTGAAACGCGGAATACCACCATTTAGCGTTTCTGGAAGACGTTATTGGCAACCACTCGTCCACTTTCTTCTGCCTTGCAGATGCAGCCTCGTTTGTGGACAATTGATTTTCCCCCATATTATTTCTTCTCTTGGGTACAAAAAACAATGCCTATCAAACATGAATTGAAACCAAGAGAGGGAGAGAAAAAGGTGACACACAAAAGATACTTTCTGCAGGCACAATTATTATACAACACCGACGTTGTTAGATTTGTACTTTGCAATGATAAAAGCTGGTTTCTCTCGATTCATTTATACAACTTAAATCCACTATTTGTTCTGTTTTATCAATTTAGTTAGTTAAAAACAGAAAGAATGCGTGGATATACAGGTTGTGTGTTGCCTATACGATAGATTAGTTCGTTTTCTGTTTGATAAGATAGTCATGAGCTGGGGGGNNNNNNNNNNNNNNNNNNNNNNNNNNNNNNNNNNNNNGGGGGGTGAGCCTTTCATGGGAACGTTCTGTAATTACAGAACCTACTACTTTGGATTCTTTGTATTTTCCCATATTTTGGCGTGGAGATTTTGTTAAAGTCAATGCGTCTTCAAAATGCATGAATTTAGGGGTTGCCATGTAGAGTGTTTTGCTATTCTTAACCCAATATCATGAATAAGGTATGTACTTTTTAGTCAATAACTGACTTCTTTTGTTTCAACTGTTATATTGAATTACTAATCTAGGACGGATATAACAGTCACAACATTTAAGATAAATAATTAATAAATCATCTAGGACGATATATAACAACTTACAGCATACTGAGAACCCCACATTTTGTAAGACCTATTTCGAGAGCATTTCATCAACGATATTTTTATTGCGATACTATTAATGAAATTTAATAGTATTTATATATCCATGTTGTTTAGGATAAATATAGTTTTTTTTTTCTTTTTGAGAAAGGGATTCTTTAGGATAAATATAGTTTTGTTTACATGTATCGTGTATATATTTTTGGGGAAATTGTTTTTAGGGCAAAAAAAATGATAACTATATCCTGTTAGGCTACAGATTTGTGTGGATTCCGATTTATACAGATTCTAAATATTTTAGAACGATAGGTTAAGCGTGGAATGAAGTATTATTTATGTAGATCACATATTCTAAACATATTAGATTTAATGAAAAAAGTGGATTACATTTTCTACTGTGTAGAATGTCAATTCTACTTTTTGTTAAACAAAATATAAAATTATGATTTAAATATTTTAAGACTGAAAAAAATATCAATAAGTTGACATATGTATTTCATCAAGTTACTTTTTTTTTGAATTTTTTTTTTTTATAAAACTATTTATTTGGTTTATTTTGAAAAATACTAAAGGGTATTAGAGAAACATATAGTACAAAAAGGAAATTAGCCTAATAGGACATAATTATTATTATTTTGGCCTAATAAAATAATTTCCCCTAGATTTTTTTTTATTAAAACGAATTGAATATTATTTTTTGATAAAAAACGTCATCTGATTAAAACTGTATTTGTTAACTACAATTAAAAAAACTAGGAGTTTTGCCCGCACATGGGGCATAGTTATTTAATAAATATTTATTAATAAATATATTATTAGTTTAAAGATCAAAAAAATTAAATAAAACATTAAATTTATATTATTTCATGAATCTTTCAATTTCTTAATTTTTATTGTTTTAAAAACATTATTTTGGATAACAACACTAATATCTTGTAAATATGTTTTTATCTTGAATAAATTTTTATTATATTAATTTATAAACAATGATATAATTAAATAAACAAATATATAATTGTTAATATAAATTGATGTTATTAAACCAAATTCTAGGAATTAGCGTAACCTACAAAATCTCAAAATAAATCAAAAGCACAAGAATGTTAAACCAAACTCAGCTTTACATATTATATTAGTCAAAGTAAATAAGAATATTGATATATGTATAATTATTTTGTGAAATACTTTTTATAATAAATGAATAAACACTCAAGCAAAACAACTATGTTGACAAATAAAACATTAATATGTAATGTATATTTGAGGAAATTTTAATTTAAACAAAGTTATAAGTCTTTAAAACTCTTGAAAAATTAAAAGTAAATAAAGTAAATTTTAAATTTTCATAAATATAAGGAACTTGTTGTAAAAAAATATTTTGAAAATATTTCTTTTTGAAAGTTATTCTTAATTACAACTGGATGATAACTATAATATTTAATAAAAATAAAAACAAAGAAATATTAAATTTTCAACTTAAATAACAAATACAATTTATTCTTGCAACTGAATGATAAGAATGAAAATGAAAATATCATAAAAATCACGTTAACAAACAAATATAAATCAAATTTATTTTTATTGTTTATCTACTTCTTTTTAGTATTTTAATACTAAAATAAATTTAATAATTTTTAAAAATATGCCATGACATATTATGTTTACAAACAAATATGAATCAATTTTTATTATTTTGTATAAAACTATTTATAGTATTTTAGTATAATGATAAATCTAATTATGATATGTGTATATATAATACTAATTATAAAAATAAATAAATAAGAAATAAAGATGTAGATAAACACAAAATAAATACATGGAATTATCTTCTTCTTTTTTCAAAAATGTTTTCCATTTATTTTTGAGATATTTTTATAATATTATTTTGTAATCAGTTAAGTAATGAATTATATAATTTATTTATTAGATATTAAAACTTTAATTAGTCAAATTAAAATTGTTTAATGACTAAGCCTAAAATCATGGAGAACATGACAAATAAGCAAATTCACTTCTCGGTAATAGTATAGATAGATAGTTCTTTTAGATGAGTTTTAGAAATCTTGTATTATCATTTGACAAATAGATGATGATTCATCTTGTCAGCTTCACGTTGTGTAGTTATGAAACTAGTTAAAATCATGTAACACAATTCGTCTTAAATAGGTCGAAGAAAACCAAAACTTTATAAATAAATTAAAAAAAATCTTGCGTCAAGTTGTTTCGTTCATTTCCTAGACTTCCTTTTGGCGGCTGCACTCTTAATGGCCGATTGGTTTGACTTTGAAGTTGCAGGAGCTGCTTCTTGCTTATCTTGCTTGGTCACTGCACCTTGCGAGCCAAGGATTTGAGCTGCTCGCTTGTCCTTTCTCTTGGGCCTATAACTTGACCTCTCCCTCCTCGGAAGCCACCTTTCAGGGTCCGGACGTGGACCCGGGTTTGCCGAATCAAATTCTTTGGGATACCTTGGTTTCCTCTTCCTTGTCCTCTTTGCCTTGTCTTTTCTCTTCAATTCTTCCTGCATAGCCGCAGTGCCTTCCATGGGTTTTGCCTTCCATGGGTTTTGCACCAGAGGTCTTCTCTAGGTTATCCACATCAACAGCCTTCAACCCTGGTAACGGCTTTAACTGTTTCTCGTAACTTTCTGCTTTCTCAACATCGACACGAGCAAGTGTAGTCACAAGACCAACCAGAGCGTCTATGCTTTTATGTTTTTTCACAATCTCCTCGTACAGCCGTGAAGCATCCTCTTCTTGACCATGTCTTAGCTTGAAGGAAGCAGCCTCCGGCATCAATATGCTAAGCTGCTTACTGTTGTTCTCAGTCTTTAAATTTGACCACCACTTAATAGCTGAGTCAAGAACGGCAGCAGCACCATCATTGTCCCCAGCTCGCTCTTTGAGGGCGACGATGGTGGCAACAGTTGCTGGAAAATGCTGAATATCAGTTATTCTGGACAGGGACTCTGCTGCTACATGAGGATGGTTGGCAGAAGCAGCAATTTGCGCCCTGACCAAGAGAACCAACTTAGAATTTTCCGGAAACTTTTCAGCACACTGTCCAAGAAGTTCTTCGGCTTTGGCAGCCTTATTCTCTCTCACCAAAACAACAGCTTGAAGCAATGTAGGAACAACACTCTCAGGAAGCAGGCTCGGCAGTGTAGTACAAAGTTGTCGTGCCTGTGTTAAAGATTCTCTAACTGGTTAAGCAAAGAAGGAAAAAATAAGTACAGAATATATATTCTAAGTTAAAAATGGTTTTGGCACTCAAAATGTTTTTGACGCTATTTACATGAGTTTAGGCCTCCAAATTATGGGAAAAAAAAATATTACAAAAGTTCTTAAAAAATATTTTTAACCCCCCAAATTCGCTGAAAGTACCTGATCAATTTTATTTGTATGGAGGAGCAGAAGGACGCTATTAGCATATATAGCTTCCTTATGTTTCTGTGAAAGTTTTGCGTCAAGTGTTTGAGAAAGCTGAAAGGTTTGTGAGTCTTTTTCTTTGAGTTGATCAAGCTTCCCCAAGCTATCAGAAATATCTTTGTAACCTTTCAAGGCGATAAGGTTGTTCACAGCAACAGCAAGTGACGGTTCATCGGCCAGGTTTCTTTTAATGATGTCTACATAAGACCTGGTGGATTCTTGAGTTTGTCCAATTACCTGATGAAAAAAAAACTACG
This genomic interval from Brassica oleracea var. oleracea cultivar TO1000 chromosome C2, BOL, whole genome shotgun sequence contains the following:
- the LOC106326337 gene encoding lysine histidine transporter-like 2, encoding MGENQLSTNEAASARQKKVDEWLPITSSRNAKWWYSAFHNVTAMVGAGVLSLPYAMSNLGWGPGVTVMIISWVITFYTIWQMVEMHEMVPGKRFDRYHELGQHAFGEKLGLWIVVPQQLIVEVGVNIVYMVTGGKSLKKIHDLLCTDCKEIRTSFWIMIFASVHFVLSHLPNFNSISGVSLAAAVMSLSYSTIAWGASVKKGVQPDVDYTFRATTSSGKVFNFMNALGDVAFAYAGHNVVLEIQATIPSTPEKPSKIPMWRGVVVAYIVVAICYFPVAFVCYYIFGNNVDDNILMSLEKPTWLIVMANSFVVIHVIGSYQIFAMPVFDMLETFLVKQMMFDPSFKLRFITRTSYVALTMFIGICIPFFGGLLGFFGGFAFAPTTYYLPCIMWLILKKPKKYGLSWSLNWFCIVVGVLLTIVAPIGGLRTIIMSASDYKFFS